In one window of Bos javanicus breed banteng chromosome 24, ARS-OSU_banteng_1.0, whole genome shotgun sequence DNA:
- the MC4R gene encoding melanocortin receptor 4, with protein sequence MNSTQPLGMHTSLHSWNRSAHGMPTNVSESLAKGYSDGGCYEQLFVSPEVFVTLGVISLLENILVIVAIAKNKNLHSPMYFFICSLAVADMLVSVSNGSETIVITLLNSTDTDAQSFTVDIDNVIDSVICSSLLASICSLLSIAVDRYFTIFYALQYHNIMTVKRVAITISAIWAACTVSGVLFIIYSDSSAVIICLITVFFTMLALMASLYVHMFLMARLHIKRIAVLPGSGTIRQGANMKGAITLTILIGVFVVCWAPFFLHLIFYISCPQNPYCVCFMSHFNVYLILIMCNSIIDPLIYALRSQELRKTFKEIICCSPLGGLCDLSSRY encoded by the coding sequence ATGAACTCTACCCAGCCCCTTGGGATGCACACCTCTCTCCACTCCTGGAACCGCAGCGCCCACGGAATGCCCACCAATGTCAGTGAGTCCCTGGCAAAAGGCTACTCGGACGGGGGGTGCTATGAGCAGCTCTTTGTCTCTCCCGAGGTGTTTGTGACTCTGGGGGTCATCAGCTTGTTGGAGAATATTCTGGTGATCGTGGCCATAGCCAAGAACAAGAATCTGCACTCACCCATGTACTTTTTCATCTGCAGCCTGGCTGTGGCTGACATGCTGGTGAGCGTTTCCAACGGGTCGGAAACCATTGTCATCACCCTGCTGAACAGCACGGACACGGACGCGCAGAGCTTCACGGTGGATATTGACAATGTCATTGACTCGGTGATCTGTAGCTCCTTGCTTGCCTCCATCTGCAGCTTGCTGTCGATCGCGGTGGACAGGTACTTCACTATCTTCTATGCACTCCAGTACCATAACATCATGACGGTGAAGCGGGTGGCGATCACCATCAGCGCCATCTGGGCAGCCTGCACGGTGTCGGGCGTCTTGTTCATCATTTACTCAGACAGCAGTGCTGTTATCATCTGCCTCATCACCGTGTTCTTCACCATGCTGGCTCTCATGGCGTCTCTCTATGTCCACATGTTCCTCATGGCCAGACTCCACATTAAGAGGATCGCGGTCCTGCCAGGTAGCGGCACCATCCGCCAGGGCGCCAACATGAAGGGGGCGATTACCCTGACCATACTGATCGGGGTCTTTGTTGTCTGCTGGGCCCCCTTCTTCCTGCACCTGATATTCTACATCTCTTGTCCCCAGAACCCATACTGCGTGTGTTTCATGTCTCACTTTAACGTGTACCTCATCCTCATCATGTGCAATTCCATCATTGACCCTCTGATTTATGCCCTGCGGAGCCAAGAACTGAGGAAAACCTTCAAAGAGATCATTTGTTGCTCTCCTCTAGGTGGCCTCTGTGATTTGTCTAGCAGATATTAA